The DNA region ACAGAAAGCCATGCCAATATATCCTTCCCCCAAGCTTAGAAAATATAGGACAAGCGAAAATCACCAAACGCAAACGCAACACAAAGCACAGCTTATGGTAAAATCAGAAAAATCCGCCGCTCAGAGCGTTATCTGACGATTTTTGCAAATGATATCACATATTATGATACTGCTAAATATGGTAAATACCGGGAGCACAAACACATGATTAAAGAAGTGGGACGTCTCAAATTGGACGACTTCAAACTTATGGACGCCCAAGTGGAGAAAATCTTCAAAAACTTGGACAAAAGCAAGCCCGAACTGGCAAAGAAACAAATCCTCGAGATGGCAAACACCGCGAACTATTTCGTGCGGGAAGAATTAGGCAAAAGACTGGCGAATTATGCCGGCAACGGAGAGCTCGACCGCATTTGCATCGAGATGCTGGAAGATCATCTATACGGCATCCGTGCCACGGGGCTTTTTTATTTCTACTACAAGCGTCACGACGATCCGGCGGTGATCATCAAGACCATCGAAAAGACGATCGAAAGCGTGCCCTGGGAGAGCGAAACCATCTGTTTTGAGATGTGGAAACGCATGCCCGAGGTGATGAAAGATTATATGCCCCTGTGGGCTCAATCCGAGAGCGAGAAAAAACGCGCCATGAGCATGCACGGCATGGAAAACATCGCCGCCAAGAATCCGCAATATGTGCTCACGTTCATCTCCAAACTGCTGGATGACGACAGCGAGGAAGTGCAAAAAAAGATCAGCCACATCCTCACTCAGTTGGGACGCGCGCGCCCTTTACAAACCTATACAAACGTGCGCCGCTGGCTTCTGGTAGCCGATGAACAGCGTTTTCGCACCATTTGGCAGACCCTGAAAAAGCTCGTCAGCATCTTTTCCCAACGCAATAACCGCGAAAATAATCACGAATTTATCAACGTCACCCGGCGCACGATCATCGAATGGAAGGCGGATCAAAATCAAAACGTTTCCCAGATGGGTAACCGCCTCGGGCAGCTTTTGAAAAAAGGCTGATTGGCACTAAATTAGATAAAAAATGACCGATAAATCCCAGTCCTCCCTTGCCGATTCCATTCATATCATTCTGGTGGAGCCTATTTATGCCGGAAACGTCGGTGCCGTCGCCAGGATCATGAACAACCTCTGTTTTTCCAGCCTTCGCATCGTGGGCAGCGTACCGGAAAAGAACGATTTCTATCTTGCCATGCACTCGGAGCACCTTCTTGAAGCAGCGCAGCTTTTTCCGGATCTGAAGAGCGCGATAGCCGATCTTGACCGCGTGATCGCTTTTTCCAGAAGGGTCGGAAAGCTCAAACCGGTGGATTTGAATCCTTCCGAAATGGCGCAATATTGTGCCAAGCTACCGCATCTGAAGATCGGGCTCGTCTTTGGCAGGGAAACTTTTGGGCTCACCGACGCGGAAGCTGATCTCTGCCCTCTGCGTTGTCATATACCGGCAAATCCCGCTTTCCCATCCATCAATCTGGCTCAAGCAGCAGCGATCGCCATCTGGGAAATCCACCGGCTGCCTTTTTCCCAAAGTGACGGAAAAATCAAGAAGTTAAGCGCGGTCAGCGGAAATGAACTTGACAAAATCAAAGCCTACATGCTTGATGTAATGAAAGAGACTGGTTTTTTCCGCAGCCACGAGTCCACGAACTGGGACAGCTTTCTGGATAAGATGCTGGCACAGCTTAATCCCGGAAAAACGATGGTCTGGCGTCTCAGGCAGATGTTTAACCGCTGGCAGGTGCTGGTGACCGGAAAAGGCAGAGGCTATGAACATAACAGCGAGGATTGAATTATGAACGAGATCGAGCCGAAATATAAAGCACTCTATGACCGCTGCGAGAAATACTGCTTTGACCATGAAAATCCCGCACTTACGATCAAAAACGCCGCCTTTTTTAAAGAGGGTTATGACGCTTACGGACTCGAAGAAAGGGAGATTAAAGAGCTGCGGAATCTGATCTTGAACGAGATCGGATTCCACGTTCCGGAGTTGGCGGAATTTGGCAAGGTGCTCTTTTCCACCGGCAAATATGAGCTTGGTTCCGCGGCGATCATGATCCTGAAAAAACACCGCCCCCGCTTTGATCGAAGCGTCTATGAAGCGGTTAAGTTTTACTTGGACAATTATGTGGAAAATTGGGCACACTGCGATCTGCTCAGCGCAAAGATCACCCCCGTCTTTCTGGAATTGCATCTTGCCGATCTGGAAGATTTCAAAACTTGGCGTAAATCCAAAAGCAAATGGACCCGCCGTTGTGTCGTGAGCACCTTGCACTATCTCAAAAACAAGGAAGAGCCTCAGGTGCTTTTGGACTTTATCAAGCCAATGATGCGGGACACTGAAAAGGTCGTGCAGCAGGGGATCGGCATGCTTCTGCGTGAGCTTTGGAAGCTGCATCCGCTGCCGGTGGAGGATTTTCTTTATTTGCAGAAAGAAGAGGCGTCCCTACATCTTATGCAGATCGCCACGGAAAAGATGAGCAAGGACAAGAAGTGCCGCTTTCATCGCGAGAGCGTTTACAAATCCAAACCCAAGAAACCATATAACAAGAAACGCTATTTCAACAAAGAAGGCTAAAATGCTTAGAAGGCTCATTCTCTTCCTCTTGCTGCTGCCGGTCTTGCTCGGTGCGAACAATATCGGGCTCAATATCGTGATGAATCCTCCCTCATCCATCAGTGGCGGCAAAGATAGCTTTGAAGCAGGCTATGCAATGATCTCCGCTCCCGGCTATCTGCAACTGCCGCAAAAGACTGTGAACATCCTGGTGCCGCCGGACGCTGTGGTTGCCGGTCATAGTATCTCAGCCTCAAACGAACTGCGCTTTTCGGCACCGGAGCCTTCCATCAATCATGGTTTTAGTGATGGGGAAAGAGTGTTGGACGCGTCAGCGTGGCGTGGGAGCTATCCCCAAAGCGTCTATCTGGGCACCAAACAGTGGGGTGATCTGCGCTATGTTTCTTTCCGCATCCTGCCCGCCTACTATGATTTTGCCGCGGGAGAATATGTCTGGCAAAGAGACTTCCAGGTCTCTGTGGATTATGACCGCGGCAATGAGAGAAGAAACCTCGTCCCGCCCACTTTCAATGGGGCAGTGGGCTTTTTTTCCAATCATGAAGACCTTTCCAAGTGGTATCGACCCTCAGATGCCAAGAACTATGACTATCTGATCGTGAGCACGCCGGCGCTCTATGCCGCTGCCTCTTCATTGGTGGCTTTTCGCCAATCGCAGGGGTTGATCACTTCTTTTGCCGATATAGCCGTTATTTTGGCTTCAAGTCCGGGTTTAAACAACGCGGCAAAACTGCGCAATTACCTAAAAGCGCAATATGATGGCAGCCCCTTCACATATTTGCTTTTGATCGGAGATCATGATCTGGTGCCCATCAGCCAATTATGCCCTGAGCCCGGAGGTATGGAGACAATACCCTCTGATTTCTATTTCAGCGATCTCAGCAGCAACTTTGACAGCGACAACGACGGACGCCTGGGAGAGTATTCCACGGGATCCATGAATCAGGACTGGGAGATGGATTTTACCCCCGAAATCTTTGTCGGAAGAATCTCCACAAACTCTGCCACGGAAGTGACAGCCGTCGCGCACCGCGTCGCCGCTTTCGAACAGAACAACGGCGCCTGGAAGAACAAAGCCCTCCTGCCGGCAGCCTTTTTGAACTATCAGGGCGAGCCGGAACTGATCTTTTTACAGACGGACGGCGCGGACTTTTTTGAATATGCCAAACAGACCTCGCTTTCAGATATGCAATGCACCACGCTCTATGAACAGATCGGAGTCGTGCCCTCCCATCCCAGCGACTATCCTCTTTCCTACGATAATCTTCGCACCCTGCTCAATACTGAAAGCTTCGGCATCCTGAACTGGAGCGCTCACGGCAGCGCAACCTCCGCCGCCAGAAAGGTTTGGGTGCAGGATGAAAACAACAACTTCATCCCCGATGCTTCCGAAATGGAGTGGATGAGTATGGTCAACCGCCAAAGTTTTGACAATCTTGCCAACAATGACGGGATGGTGATCTTCGCTGCGTCCTGCTACAACGGAATGATCGATCACAGCAGCAAGAGCCTGGCGGAGCATGCCATGGTCAATAAAGGAGTCGCGGTCTTTGGCGCCACTCGCACCGGCTGGTATAAGATCGGCTGGAACAGTCCCGGCTGGGGAGGCTTGACTTCCTATAACCACCATCTGCTAGAAAACTATGCCGAGGGCGGGATGTCCATCGGCGCGGCATATTCCTATGCCAACCTGCTGCATACGCAATACTATCTCTTTGGCGATCCTGTGGATAGCGACGGCATCATCTGGCCGGAGCTGCAAAACGTTTATACCTATTTGCTCTATGGCGATCCCGCCATCGGACACCATCCATCCCAAGCTCCCATGCAGGGAGAAATCCTCGTCTGGGAACCCTATCACCACCTTGGAATCAGAGTTGTAAACGCCATCTCTTCCGCCGGTAGATACAATATTGTCTATTCCGACAGACTAATCACGGATTACGATTATATCAGTCAGTTCGAAGCGGTCTTTTGCCTCTTTGGATATGGCAATACGGCGTATGTCCTTCAGCCCGGCTCATCAGAGTATAACCTGCTGAACGGATATCTCAACGGCGGCGGCAGACTCTATCTGGAAGGAGCGGTAAACTGGGATCCTTTGGACGATTTCTGGGGAAAATTCGCCACCCACGCACCCCTGGACTGGATGGCTTTGGTCGAAGCCATCGAGTTTGAAAACGCGGATGGACAAAGGATCTGGGACTATGCCGATATTGGTTTTCACACTCAGGCTTTGGTCCCCTATTCCGCCAGCGCCGTGCAAGTATTCAATACGCATAACGCGGAATATCCCGATGCCTGCGTGGGGGTCTATAACAGCGACGGCAACTATGCCACGCTTGCCGGTTCCTTCAAGCTTGCCGACGTTCTGGACGGCGCCAATGACCTTTCACAGCTCATATCCGTGATCCTCGACACCCTCAGAGTGGGAAGTCCGATCATCGTGCAAAACGAGGATTTTCTCGCTCCTGCGTCCGCTTTGAATCACATTATATATCCCAATCCTTTCCGCAGCAGCACCAACATCGCCTTTGAATTGAAAGCCCCCTCCGCCGTTCGCCTGGATATCTATAACCTCAGGGGGCAAAAAGTGCGAAGCATCTCTGATCCCTTGATACAAAAAGGGAGACGTCAGATCACCTGGGATGGGCGTGACGATCATAGCCGAGACCTATCCAGCGGGATCTATCTCTATCGTCTCAGCGCCGGCAAACAGCGCGCCGGTGGCAAGATCGTCCTGATCAAATAGCGGGGTAAAGAGATTGGACTTGACAATAAGGAACACCTTTGTTAGAGGTGCAACCAGATCATTATTTGATGAGTTATGGAGACATAGATGCATGAGCCAAAACGCAAACTGACCTTCAAGCTATTCCCGCCAATGGGAATGAAGAACCGGATGAAGAACTTCAGCGCCCATATTCCACTCCTTTTAGACAAGAAAAACTTCCTGATACAAACCGCGGACACGATCGAGGAACTTCGCGCCGCGCAGAAACTCCGGCACGACGTCTTTCTCGAAGAAATGCTCAAGAAAAAGAAGAAATCCGGGCTCGACGTGGATAGATTTGACAAACGCTGCGACCATCTGCTCATCATCGACAAGCGCAACGGCATGCTGATCGGCACCTACCGCCTGCAATCCTCGCTTCACAACAAGAAATGGTACACCGCCACCGAGTTTCACATGCGCCAGATCAAAAAGCTGCCCGGCAACAAACTCGAGCTCGGACGCGCCTGCGTGCACCCCAACTATCGCAACGGCATCACCATCGCGCTGCTCTGGGAAGGCATCCACGCTTATATGCTCGCCAGCCAGACAATGTATATGTTCGGCTGCTCCAGCATCAAGACCATGGACAGAAAAGAGATCGATTCCATCTATTATTACCTCAAACACCACGGACACATCGCGGACGATCTCAAGGTGCGCCCCAAAGGCAAATTCAAAGTCCCCGGTATGAAACGCCATGTACGCAGATACCCCACTCACTTTGGCAATTATGAGCACGCGCTCTATAAGGACAAGATCCCCACACTGCTGCAATCATATCTCAAGGTCGGCGCCAAGATCTGTGGCATACCGGCACTTGATAAAAGCTTTAAATGCGTGGACTTTCTCACCCTGCTTCACGTCAAGGACATCGAAAAAGCCTATACCCGTAAGATGAATCAGGAATGAGGCTAAGAGCCGCGGCAACATGAAAATCAAAAAGTTCCTGCATTTCTTTTGGCACCTTTGGCTGGTAATCGATTTCTTTGCCGGTGCCAAGCTGATCCGTCTTCGGGAAAAGGATCCGATCAAAAGGCGTCAACTCTACGCCAAAAACACCACCCGCGTCGGGCGCAAATTCCTCAACGCCTTTTCGATTACCGTCACCACCAAGGGTATGGAGCATCTGGAAAGCATGCGCGGACGCAGCTATTTAGCGATCGCCAACCATGTTTCCTATACTGATATTCTGGTGTTGAGTTCGTTGGAAAGCTTCGTCTTCATCACCTCCGTGGAAATGAGCCGGAATCCCTTTTTGGGAGATATCACCCGCTCCGGCGGATGCCTGTTTACAGACAGGAAGAAACCCGTATCCCTGCCCGCGGAGATCGAAAACTTCGCCACCGCCGTGAAACAAGGCTTCAAAGTAGTGCTCTTCCCCGAAGGAACCAGCACCAACGGAGAGACAATCCATGCATTTCGCAAGAGCCTCTTCCAAGTGGCGCTATCCGCAAAAACGGCGATCATGCCCATCTGCGTGAGCTACACTCATATTGACGGCAAGCCCATCAGCCCCGAAAACAGAGACATCGTCTGCTGGTATGGCGAGATGAGTTTCGCACCCCATTTCTGGAAACTGATGGCGCACCGCATCGAAGTAGAGGTCACTATCCTGCCTCCGATCGAGTTTGATTCGCATATCAAGCGCGGCGAGCTATCAGATATAGTTTATAAGCAAATACATGATTGCTATCACCAAGTATAACTGCATGCAATACCCCCTGTTTCCAGATAAACGCTTGTTATACACGATATTCATACCGCGGTACCCAGACCACGGAAAAGGAGCTTAAATGCCAAACCCCAAAAAGGACAGACTACACTTGGGAAAGATCAATTTCCTCCTGTTAGCGCTCGTTGCGCTGCTGCTCGTAATCGGCTATTTCGTAATGTCTTTGAACGATATCATCGTCTCACCCGTCCTCCTCGGTATCGTCTATGTGATCCTCATTCCTTTCGCACTGCTCTATAAAGCCAAGCCCGGGAACTGATATGCCCCTCTTGCAGGAAGAAACCGTTGCCAAGCTAAAGCGCTTCCAACTAACCGCCAAGAGCATTGTGGAAGGCTTTTTGGTAGGACTGCACAAATCCCCCTATCACGGTTTCAGCGTAGAATTTTCCGACCATCGAGAATACAACGCCGGCGAACCGATGCGCGATATCGATTGGAAGATAGTTGCCAAGACGGAACGCTACTACGTCAAGCGTTATGAAGAGGAAACCAACCTCCGCTGCTATATCGTTCTCGACCACAGCCGTTCGATGTTTTTCAGTTCCGGGGAAACATCCAAGATAGAATACGCGACGCAGCTTGCCGGAGCACTGGCATGGCTGATGAACTCCCAAAAGGATGCGGTCGGACTCGTCACTTTCAACGACAAGATCACCAATTTGCTGCCTCCCAAAGCATATAGATCATACATCGCGCAGATCTTCGGGGTGTTGATTGATCTCGAACCCAAGGATTCCACAGACCTGATGAGCAACCTTCACAAGATCGCCGAATCCATCCGCAAGCGTAGCCTGATCATCATCATCTCCGATCTCTTAGACGATCCCGATCGCGTGATCAACGCTCTCAAACACTATCGCACCCGGCATCACGAGGTATTGGTCTTCCATATCACCGACCTGCGGGAAGAAGATTTCCACTTCAAGCACGAAACCCAGTTTGTCGATAGCGAGAGCGGAGAGAAAATCACCGTCACCCCCTGGCAGATCCAAAAAGAATATCAGAGCAATTACCAGGCATGGACGGAACATCTCAAAAGTGAATGTCATCGCTATCAGATCGAATACAACCCAGTTTCCACCTCCACGCCCCTGAATGACCTGCTCCTAAAATATCTCTTGAAGCGACGCAAGGGCTGAGGTCAAGCTTCCATGTGCGTGGAACAAGTAAAATCTCTCAGAAACGCTTTTAGAGCGATTTAGGCGAAGATGGTTACCCGCGTCATATCAGAGCACAGAATCAGGCAGGCGGTGATTGATGCCATCGGTGAGATATTTTGCCGTCCCGATCCCGAAGTTCTTGAGGCATTGATCCGTGCATCTGAACAAGAAACCGAAGCGCTCCCCCGTGACGTTCTAAATACGATCATCCAAAACGCTGAGATCGCAGCTCGAGAGGGCATCCCAATTTGTCAGGATACCGGCACGCTGGTCGTCTTTGCCGAAATCGGCAATCAGGTCATCATCGACGGCAACCCTATAAGAGATATCATCGAAAGCGCTGCTGCCGAAGCCTGGCAACAATACTACCTACGCCGTTCTACCGTAGAAGAACCGCTGTTTGATAGAATGATTGAATCCATTAAAGTCCCCTGTGTTTTGCATATAGACATCGTGAGCGGAGACAAGCTCAGGCTCCGCTTTGCTCTCAAAGGTGGAGGGGCGGAAAATATGAGCAGGCATGCCATGCTGCAGCCGGGTGCAGGCAGAGACACAATTCTCGCTTTCGTCCTACAGACAGTTCTGGACGCGGGCGGCAAAGCATGCCCACCGCTCATTGTCGGCATCGGCATCGGTGGCAATTTTGAGCGCTGCGCGATATTGTCAAAGCAGGCATTGATGCTTCCTTTTTACTTTCGGCATCCCGATCCCCAATACCGAAAACTCGAAGAGGAGATCATTACCCGCATCAATCTGGAAGGATGCGGCGCACAAGGTTTGGGTGGATCGACCACCGCGCTGGCGGTGCACATCATCTCCGAGCCCTGTCATATCGCCTCTCTTCCCGTGGCGGTCAATCTGGATTGCCATGCCCATCGCAGCCTCGGGATCGAGATCTGATGTCTCGCCCATTGGGATGCCGAATTCCGATTCGGCTGTTGTTTGTTAAGCTGTGGGAAATCGGAAATCCCCACCCCAAACGTGACATGACACAAGGATAGCCCAATGTATGAATATCACCTGAGCCTGCCTTTCGACAGGCATCTCACCGATCTGATAAAACCAAGGGACAAGATCTATCTCAGCGGGTTCATCTACACCGCGAGAGACAAAGCCCACCAAAGATTGATCGATATCATCGATAAAGGCGAGCCGCTTCCCTTTGATCTGTCCGACACAGCCATCTTCTATTGCGGTCCTTCACCGACTCCACCGGGGAAGATTTGCGGCGTGATCGGACCAACCACCAGCGCGCGAATGGACAAATATACGATTCCGCTGTTGGAAAAGGGGCTGAAAGTCATGATCGGCAAAGGTGAACGCTCCCGTGAAGTTCAAAACTCTATTCACGAGCACGGCGCGTTGTATCTGATTTGCGTAGGCGGTGCTGCCGCGTTGCTCTCCAAGTGCATTGTTTCATGTGAAACATTCCTATGGGCTGAGCTGGGCACGGAAGCCGTCTATCGCATGCAAGTGCTTGACCTGCCATGCTATGTGGCGATTGTATAGCCCACTTCCTGCCGCAATCTTGCGCATTTTCCAAGCACTGTCCAATCAATCACGCCAAACATACGCCATCCAATTCCTCTTCCCGATCGTCTCCTACCGGCACGAGCAGAGGGATATCCAGTAATACGGCTTTTGATATGGAATTACCGACGTCCCCGTCGGTTCTTGTTGGCAGGTTCGGTTATAGATTTGTAGAAGGTTTACGAAATTGGCAGATGTGCCAAGTTCATCGCTACTATCGCCGACGGGGACGTCGGCGCTCCATGATATGGAATTACCGACGTCCCCGTCGGTTCTTGTTGGCAGGTTCGGTTATAGATTTGTAGAAGGTTTACGAAATTGGTGGAGGTGCCAAGTTCATCGCTACTATCGCCGACGGGGACGTCGGCGCTCCATGATATGGAATTACCGACGTCCCCGTCGGTTTTGGTTCGCTATTCCTCCTCAATACCATTTCTGTATAGTTCAACCATCTCTTATGCAATTAGCATTATTTCTTTGGTATCTGGAACATAAATTGTATAAATTATATATAGGATATGAATACAATATGCATGACATAGAGATAAGCCCCGATGCCTACCAATATCTGACCCGGAAAAGTGATTTTTACGGGTCTCGCAGGCGTTTGCCACGCATTGTTTTGACCGAGCTTTCCTGCAGCGGAGCGAAGTTCAGCGTGTTCTTCGACTTAGCCAACGACAAAGATATTCGGCTGCGCTTTGATGATATCGAGGTTTTGGCGGATGCAAAGATCGTTGATCGCTTTGGCGGTTTCACGCTCGAGCTCGAGAGCTTTTTCTTCGCATCGCGGATACTGGTGAAACCGCAACGGGAAAGCAACGAATGCGGATGTAAGATGAAATGTAATACACATAAAGAGGAAACATGAGACTGACAAGAACATTTATACTGCTGATAATGATCAGTATTGCGGGCATTTTAGCGGCAGCCCCGCATAGCTTTTTGCCGCTTGTTGTCGAACAACCGGACGGGACGCCGATTCGCGTCTATGCCTCAGGAGACGAATTTCACAACTGGCTCCACGATGCCGATAATTATACCATCGTGCGGGACGACGACAACCGCTATGTCTATGCGGCACAATCCGGTGAAGGGGTCGCACCCACCGATATCGTCGTGG from Candidatus Cloacimonadaceae bacterium includes:
- a CDS encoding fumarate hydratase gives rise to the protein MVTRVISEHRIRQAVIDAIGEIFCRPDPEVLEALIRASEQETEALPRDVLNTIIQNAEIAAREGIPICQDTGTLVVFAEIGNQVIIDGNPIRDIIESAAAEAWQQYYLRRSTVEEPLFDRMIESIKVPCVLHIDIVSGDKLRLRFALKGGGAENMSRHAMLQPGAGRDTILAFVLQTVLDAGGKACPPLIVGIGIGGNFERCAILSKQALMLPFYFRHPDPQYRKLEEEIITRINLEGCGAQGLGGSTTALAVHIISEPCHIASLPVAVNLDCHAHRSLGIEI
- a CDS encoding DNA alkylation repair protein codes for the protein MNEIEPKYKALYDRCEKYCFDHENPALTIKNAAFFKEGYDAYGLEEREIKELRNLILNEIGFHVPELAEFGKVLFSTGKYELGSAAIMILKKHRPRFDRSVYEAVKFYLDNYVENWAHCDLLSAKITPVFLELHLADLEDFKTWRKSKSKWTRRCVVSTLHYLKNKEEPQVLLDFIKPMMRDTEKVVQQGIGMLLRELWKLHPLPVEDFLYLQKEEASLHLMQIATEKMSKDKKCRFHRESVYKSKPKKPYNKKRYFNKEG
- a CDS encoding DUF58 domain-containing protein, which codes for MPLLQEETVAKLKRFQLTAKSIVEGFLVGLHKSPYHGFSVEFSDHREYNAGEPMRDIDWKIVAKTERYYVKRYEEETNLRCYIVLDHSRSMFFSSGETSKIEYATQLAGALAWLMNSQKDAVGLVTFNDKITNLLPPKAYRSYIAQIFGVLIDLEPKDSTDLMSNLHKIAESIRKRSLIIIISDLLDDPDRVINALKHYRTRHHEVLVFHITDLREEDFHFKHETQFVDSESGEKITVTPWQIQKEYQSNYQAWTEHLKSECHRYQIEYNPVSTSTPLNDLLLKYLLKRRKG
- a CDS encoding GNAT family N-acyltransferase, with amino-acid sequence MHEPKRKLTFKLFPPMGMKNRMKNFSAHIPLLLDKKNFLIQTADTIEELRAAQKLRHDVFLEEMLKKKKKSGLDVDRFDKRCDHLLIIDKRNGMLIGTYRLQSSLHNKKWYTATEFHMRQIKKLPGNKLELGRACVHPNYRNGITIALLWEGIHAYMLASQTMYMFGCSSIKTMDRKEIDSIYYYLKHHGHIADDLKVRPKGKFKVPGMKRHVRRYPTHFGNYEHALYKDKIPTLLQSYLKVGAKICGIPALDKSFKCVDFLTLLHVKDIEKAYTRKMNQE
- a CDS encoding DNA alkylation repair protein, which gives rise to MIKEVGRLKLDDFKLMDAQVEKIFKNLDKSKPELAKKQILEMANTANYFVREELGKRLANYAGNGELDRICIEMLEDHLYGIRATGLFYFYYKRHDDPAVIIKTIEKTIESVPWESETICFEMWKRMPEVMKDYMPLWAQSESEKKRAMSMHGMENIAAKNPQYVLTFISKLLDDDSEEVQKKISHILTQLGRARPLQTYTNVRRWLLVADEQRFRTIWQTLKKLVSIFSQRNNRENNHEFINVTRRTIIEWKADQNQNVSQMGNRLGQLLKKG
- a CDS encoding C25 family cysteine peptidase, giving the protein MLRRLILFLLLLPVLLGANNIGLNIVMNPPSSISGGKDSFEAGYAMISAPGYLQLPQKTVNILVPPDAVVAGHSISASNELRFSAPEPSINHGFSDGERVLDASAWRGSYPQSVYLGTKQWGDLRYVSFRILPAYYDFAAGEYVWQRDFQVSVDYDRGNERRNLVPPTFNGAVGFFSNHEDLSKWYRPSDAKNYDYLIVSTPALYAAASSLVAFRQSQGLITSFADIAVILASSPGLNNAAKLRNYLKAQYDGSPFTYLLLIGDHDLVPISQLCPEPGGMETIPSDFYFSDLSSNFDSDNDGRLGEYSTGSMNQDWEMDFTPEIFVGRISTNSATEVTAVAHRVAAFEQNNGAWKNKALLPAAFLNYQGEPELIFLQTDGADFFEYAKQTSLSDMQCTTLYEQIGVVPSHPSDYPLSYDNLRTLLNTESFGILNWSAHGSATSAARKVWVQDENNNFIPDASEMEWMSMVNRQSFDNLANNDGMVIFAASCYNGMIDHSSKSLAEHAMVNKGVAVFGATRTGWYKIGWNSPGWGGLTSYNHHLLENYAEGGMSIGAAYSYANLLHTQYYLFGDPVDSDGIIWPELQNVYTYLLYGDPAIGHHPSQAPMQGEILVWEPYHHLGIRVVNAISSAGRYNIVYSDRLITDYDYISQFEAVFCLFGYGNTAYVLQPGSSEYNLLNGYLNGGGRLYLEGAVNWDPLDDFWGKFATHAPLDWMALVEAIEFENADGQRIWDYADIGFHTQALVPYSASAVQVFNTHNAEYPDACVGVYNSDGNYATLAGSFKLADVLDGANDLSQLISVILDTLRVGSPIIVQNEDFLAPASALNHIIYPNPFRSSTNIAFELKAPSAVRLDIYNLRGQKVRSISDPLIQKGRRQITWDGRDDHSRDLSSGIYLYRLSAGKQRAGGKIVLIK
- a CDS encoding lysophospholipid acyltransferase family protein; the encoded protein is MKIKKFLHFFWHLWLVIDFFAGAKLIRLREKDPIKRRQLYAKNTTRVGRKFLNAFSITVTTKGMEHLESMRGRSYLAIANHVSYTDILVLSSLESFVFITSVEMSRNPFLGDITRSGGCLFTDRKKPVSLPAEIENFATAVKQGFKVVLFPEGTSTNGETIHAFRKSLFQVALSAKTAIMPICVSYTHIDGKPISPENRDIVCWYGEMSFAPHFWKLMAHRIEVEVTILPPIEFDSHIKRGELSDIVYKQIHDCYHQV
- a CDS encoding RNA methyltransferase → MTDKSQSSLADSIHIILVEPIYAGNVGAVARIMNNLCFSSLRIVGSVPEKNDFYLAMHSEHLLEAAQLFPDLKSAIADLDRVIAFSRRVGKLKPVDLNPSEMAQYCAKLPHLKIGLVFGRETFGLTDAEADLCPLRCHIPANPAFPSINLAQAAAIAIWEIHRLPFSQSDGKIKKLSAVSGNELDKIKAYMLDVMKETGFFRSHESTNWDSFLDKMLAQLNPGKTMVWRLRQMFNRWQVLVTGKGRGYEHNSED
- a CDS encoding FumA C-terminus/TtdB family hydratase beta subunit, with amino-acid sequence MYEYHLSLPFDRHLTDLIKPRDKIYLSGFIYTARDKAHQRLIDIIDKGEPLPFDLSDTAIFYCGPSPTPPGKICGVIGPTTSARMDKYTIPLLEKGLKVMIGKGERSREVQNSIHEHGALYLICVGGAAALLSKCIVSCETFLWAELGTEAVYRMQVLDLPCYVAIV